The proteins below are encoded in one region of Aeromonas veronii:
- a CDS encoding YnjH family protein has translation MIKFVLPLFALAGIAGALADPVKVQTPARHSVGADLVLPLGSLPERVCWYQDQKFSPGARIQLGDIWLECAPQDPQESNGPLAWREPQLYQSAPQRAPNRQTIVVGQ, from the coding sequence ATGATTAAATTCGTACTCCCGCTGTTTGCCCTTGCCGGGATCGCCGGTGCCCTGGCGGATCCGGTCAAGGTGCAGACCCCAGCTCGCCATTCGGTGGGCGCGGATCTGGTGCTGCCCCTTGGCTCCCTGCCGGAACGGGTCTGCTGGTATCAGGATCAAAAGTTCTCCCCGGGGGCCCGCATCCAGCTGGGGGATATCTGGCTGGAGTGCGCCCCGCAGGATCCGCAGGAGAGCAACGGCCCGTTGGCCTGGCGTGAGCCTCAGTTGTATCAGAGCGCCCCGCAGAGGGCCCCCAATCGGCAGACGATCGTCGTGGGTCAGTGA
- a CDS encoding catalase, translating to MTDKTLHSANGAPVVDNNNSLTAGPRGPVLMQDIWLMEKLAHFDRERIPERVVHAKGSGAYGTFTVTHDISAFSKADLFNAVGKQTPVFLRFSTVAGEKGAADAERDVRGFALKFYTEQGNWDLVGNNTPVFFIRDPLKFPDFIHTQKRDPRTNLRSATAAWDFWSRHPESLHQVTILFSDRGIPKSLREMNGYGSHTFSFINDANERFWVKFHFKTEQDHSFYTDEEAATAVGQDRETSQADLFNAIERGDFPRWKVYVQVMPEAEAHTYAIHPFDLTKVWPHKDYPLIPLGVLELNKNPDNYFAHVEQAAFTPANVVPGIGFSPDRMLQGRLFSYGDTQRYRLGVNHGLLPVNAPRCPFSGAHRDGAMRADSNGGASPNYQPNRFGTQTPSGQHEPALSLEGAALHYDFRDYDSDYYSQPGDLFRLMDEAQRARLAANLARSLVNVEDDAIVSAQLKHFEQADPEYARRIELALAALQR from the coding sequence ATGACCGACAAGACCCTGCACAGCGCCAATGGCGCCCCCGTCGTCGACAACAACAACAGCCTCACCGCCGGCCCCCGTGGCCCGGTGCTGATGCAAGACATCTGGTTGATGGAGAAGCTCGCCCACTTCGATCGTGAGCGCATCCCGGAGCGAGTAGTCCACGCCAAGGGCTCGGGCGCCTACGGCACCTTCACCGTGACCCACGACATCAGCGCGTTCAGCAAGGCCGACCTGTTCAACGCCGTCGGCAAGCAGACCCCGGTGTTCCTGCGCTTCTCCACCGTGGCCGGTGAGAAGGGGGCCGCCGATGCCGAGCGCGACGTGCGCGGCTTCGCCCTCAAGTTCTACACCGAGCAGGGCAACTGGGATCTGGTGGGCAACAACACTCCGGTCTTCTTCATCCGCGATCCGCTGAAATTCCCGGACTTCATCCACACCCAGAAGCGGGATCCCCGCACCAACCTGCGCAGCGCCACCGCCGCCTGGGACTTCTGGTCCCGCCACCCGGAGTCACTGCACCAGGTCACCATCCTCTTCAGCGACCGCGGCATCCCCAAGAGCCTGCGGGAGATGAACGGCTACGGCAGCCACACCTTCAGCTTCATCAACGACGCCAACGAGCGCTTCTGGGTCAAGTTCCACTTCAAGACCGAGCAGGACCACAGTTTCTACACCGATGAAGAGGCCGCCACCGCCGTCGGTCAGGACAGGGAAACCAGCCAGGCGGATCTGTTCAACGCCATAGAGCGGGGCGACTTCCCGCGCTGGAAGGTCTATGTGCAGGTGATGCCGGAGGCCGAGGCCCACACCTACGCGATCCACCCCTTCGATCTCACCAAGGTGTGGCCCCACAAGGACTACCCGCTGATCCCGCTCGGGGTGCTGGAACTCAACAAGAACCCGGACAACTACTTCGCCCACGTGGAGCAGGCCGCCTTCACCCCGGCCAACGTGGTGCCCGGCATCGGCTTCTCGCCGGATCGCATGTTGCAGGGGCGGCTCTTCTCCTACGGCGACACCCAGCGCTACCGCCTCGGGGTGAACCACGGCCTGCTGCCGGTCAACGCCCCGCGCTGCCCGTTCAGTGGTGCCCACCGCGACGGCGCCATGCGAGCAGACAGCAACGGCGGCGCCAGCCCCAACTATCAGCCGAACCGTTTTGGCACCCAGACCCCGAGCGGCCAGCACGAACCGGCCCTGAGCCTGGAAGGGGCGGCCCTGCACTACGATTTTCGCGACTATGACAGCGACTACTACAGCCAGCCGGGGGATCTGTTCCGCCTGATGGATGAGGCACAGCGTGCACGCCTCGCCGCCAACCTGGCGCGATCCTTGGTCAACGTGGAAGATGACGCCATCGTCAGCGCCCAGTTGAAGCACTTCGAGCAGGCGGATCCTGAATACGCCAGGCGCATCGAGCTGGCACTGGCCGCACTGCAGCGCTAA